Proteins encoded within one genomic window of Bemisia tabaci chromosome 2, PGI_BMITA_v3:
- the pyd3 gene encoding beta-ureidopropionase, translating into MSSAQESVASDELSSVESCLEHIPQPQRSKVKKILYGQEFEPLALPKTAVAIATAEDFELAGYKFDVPTEQLRAPRIVRVGAVQNKIVVPTILPVEEQRNALWGRIGKIIQTAALCRVNILCLQEAWTMPFAFCTREKRPWCEFAESAENGPTTRFLQTLSKQYNMVIISPILERDNSDVIWNTAVVIDNNGKVLGKHRKNHIPRVGDFNESTYYFEGNTGHPVFETEFGRVAINICYGRHHPLNWLMFGINGAEIVFNPSATVTGLSEPLWGIEARNAAIANTYFTCAINRVGTEIFPNEFSSGDGNPAHQDFGHFYGSSYVAAPDGSRTPGLSRVRDGLLVSELDLNLCRQVKDRWGFQMTQRLDLYAASLAKVVQSDFQPQRIN; encoded by the exons TTCAGACGAATTGTCAAGTGTTGAAAGTTGTTTGGAGCATATCCCTCAGCCTCAACgttcaaaagtgaaaaaaattctctatgGGCAGGAATTTGA accACTGGCACTTCCAAAAACTGCTGTGGCTATTGCAACTGCAGAAGATTTTGAGCTAGCTGGCTATAAATTTGATGTTCCAACAGAGCAGCTGAGAGCTCCAAG aattgtTCGAGTAGGAGCCGTTCAAAATAAGATCGTGGTTCCAACTATACTACCTGTTGAGGAGCAAAGAAATGCTCTTTGGGGCCGTATTGGTAAAATAATTCAAACTGCCGCACTTTGCCGTGTGAACATACTTTGCTTGCAAGAGGCATGGA CAATGCCATTTGCATTTTGCACTAGAGAAAAGAGACCATGGTGTGAATTTGCAGAGTCAGCAGAAAATGGTCCCACGACTCGCTTTCTCCAAACt ctaaGCAAGCAGTACAACATGGTAATTATATCCCCAATTTTAGAGCGTGACAATTCAGATGTTATTTGGAACACTGCTGTGGTCATAGACAATAATGGGAAAGTGCTTGGGAAACATCGGAAAAATCACATCCCAAGAGTTGGTGACTTTAATGAGTCTACATactattttgaaggaaacacaGGACATCCTGTATTTGAG ACTGAATTTGGCAGAGTAGCGATCAATATTTGCTATGGAAGACATCATCCGCTGAACTGGCTTATGTTTGGAATTAATGGTGCAGAAATAGTTTTTAACCCTTCTGCCACCGTCACTGGTTTAAG TGAGCCGCTTTGGGGCATAGAAGCGCGAAATGCTGCCATTGCAAACACCTACTTTACTTGTGCCATAAACCGCGTCGGGACTGAAATTTTTCCCAATGAGTTTAGTTCAGGTGATGGGAACCCAGCTCATCAAGACTTCGGCCATTTTTACGGCTCCAGTTATGTGGCTGCCCCAGATGGCAGCAGAACTCCC GGATTATCCCGTGTTAGAGATGGCCTCCTTGTTTCAGAACTTGATTTGAATCTTTGTCGCCAGGTCAAGGACCGGTGGGGTTTCCAA ATGACTCAGCGACTTGACTTATATGCTGCCTCACTTGCCAAAGTTGTCCAATCTGACTTTCAACCACAGCGGATCAACTGA